The following are from one region of the Vanessa atalanta chromosome 5, ilVanAtal1.2, whole genome shotgun sequence genome:
- the LOC125064159 gene encoding constitutive coactivator of PPAR-gamma-like protein 1 isoform X2 codes for MGIQDLQIFLENEGVGVDLFRVARTHPGGFRLVLDAEGCLDRLYGGYFSDWACGGQWARCVQFLTTLAQALAEHQVALCVCFNGAHPTPPALPQHWIQTQSTYRQRVNSVLRHIVTKGTPPPKVWWVPPTGLHSCLRTALRYLNIPIMVSSDDHCQEVVGLCREKTYAGLVGCSGEYLVFQPPRYFSSSQLKLTYRSSLETKEYMVHDLPKLLDVPQDRLCLMAALLGGVILSEQSLTDFYKRLGIAQKKQQVPPETLIKSVGQFVKDLPSSDIDAACIEIFGDLNDLRAAKLKQAVQYYLNGTKDGFLKYRTASGRRPKNNKKNQKPDMSPQSTSLDLDTSKLASESSEHEQKGLEDYKLATANALMNADYGIEEHCHELSHSVAGLSLDGGDAASVKQLPVKPTDKNEKPTSKEPTTSAAKHIQSDDNCPPAPAEVLRTCAERHTRGLMHPQMLSILTHRQITLPVLMEDDNHREIPSIHHFFRPIRQNVYAILYNMHHHRFMAQKAKDEGAAIASTSSERPSTVQVAEWIFSRVNPGKNPEIVPGIVLDWPVPTVQRLWFGTAQDDKCRRMRAFLSCMRSDTPLMLNTSYVPQHLLILATVLRFIMTSQIQILRRQELDAFLATAFSNDLMNALHLQEMTVQGMSSRGVQLGALVMAGAEAALLANDACGAPVPWLVAAPWLYFDGKLLQRNLHRAAHCKHLAQLCDNHLDTVVKVERMRKAILEGLEVEFAMPPLPLVGVVGEPLAWRGRGRGARLEIAGVVVGQWGGGSYPTHPRAPRYPQVSYVGYTPTPRNAYGGRSWRGGRGRGRGRGAAPLPRGATRIRRPRHHEPAKPATLSINGKTVRPDDMSPPADDGSPHEDSSQPENDGEGTQPQKTKTGKNIKKNLGKGKKKSSNHKTDVAQTLEANGPLDKNKVAEISHSSDQEHFGQGDAPVNN; via the exons ATGGGTATTCAAgatctacaaatatttttagaaaacgaGGGTGTAGGAGTTGACTTGTTTCGAGTCGCTAGAACTCATCCTGGTGGTTTTCGATTAGTATTAGACGCTGAAGGATGTTTAGATCGTTTATATGGAGGATATTTTTCAG atTGGGCATGTGGTGGTCAATGGGCCCGCTGTGTTCAATTTCTCACAACTTTGGCACAAGCATTAGCGGAGCATCAAGTGGCTTTATGTGTTTGCTTCAATGGAGCCCACCCCACACCTCCAGCTTTACCACAACACTGGATCCAAACGCAATCAACATATAGACAGAGAGTTAACtct GTGCTACGACACATTGTAACAAAAGGCACCCCACCACCAAAAGTTTGGTGGGTTCCTCCAACAGGATTACATTCTTGCCTTCGAACAGCCTTGCGATACCTCAACATCCcaatt ATGGTATCATCTGATGATCATTGTCAAGAAGTAGTTGGGTTGTGTCGTGAGAAAACTTATGCTGGTCTCGTGGGTTGTTCTGGAGAATATTTAGTTTTTCAGCCACCAAGATATTTTAGCTCATCTCAACTTAAGCTTACATATAGA tcCTCCTTGGAAACCAAAGAGTACATGGTCCATGATTTACCAAAGTTACTTGATGTACCCCAGGATAGACTTTGTCTTATGGCTGCACTTCTTGGTGGAGTTATTTTATCAGAACAAAGTCTTACCGACTTTTATAAGCGCTTAGGAATTGCTCAAAAGAAG CAACAAGTTCCTCCAGAAACTCTCATCAAATCAGTTGGCCAATTTGTAAAGGATTTACCATCATCCGATATAGATGCTGCTTGCATTGAAATATTTGGTGACTTGAATGATCTTCGTGCTGCCAAATTAAAACAGgctgtacaatattatttaaatggtaCTAAAGATGGATTCCTGAAGTATAGAACTGCTTCTG GTCGTCGCccgaaaaataacaaaaaaaatcaaaagccaGATATGAGTCCGCAGTCAACATCCCTAGATCTGGACACTTCGAAATTGGCCAGCGAGTCTTCCGAGCATGAG CAAAAAGGCTTGGAAGATTACAAATTGGCTACGGCAAATGCATTGATGAATGCCGACTATGGCATCGAGGAACACTGTCACGAATTGAGCCACAGCGTCGCGGGCCTTTCATTGGACGGCGGGGACGCGGCATCCGTCAAACAGCTACCCGTTAAACCTACTGACAAAAACGAGAAACCTACATCCAAAGAG CCAACAACGAGTGCTGCCAAGCACATTCAAAGCGATGACAATTGTCCACCTGCCCCCGCTGAGGTGCTGCGGACGTGCGCCGAGCGACACACGCGTGGTCTCATGCACCCGCAGATGCTGTCTATTTTGACACACCGTCAAATAACTCTACCTGTTCTCATGGAAGATGATAATCATCGTGAAATACCTTCTATACACCATTTTTTCAGACCAATAAGACAAAATGTTTATGCTATCTTGTATAATATGCATCACCACAGGTTCATGGCCCAAAAAGCTAAag atGAAGGTGCTGCCATTGCGTCTACCAGCAGCGAACGTCCATCCACTGTTCAAGTAGCAGAATGGATATTTTCTCGTGTTAATCCTGGAAAAAATCCAGAGATTGTACCTGGAATTGTCCTTGATTGGCCAGTACCGACAGTACAGAGGCTTTGGTTTGG CACAGCACAAGATGATAAATGTCGTCGTATGCGCGCATTTCTTTCTTGCATGCGCTCGGACACTCCACTTATGTTAAATACTTCATATGTGCCACAGCATCTGCTTATTTTAGCCACTGTTTTGAG gtTTATCATGACATcgcaaatacaaattttaagaaGACAGGAGTTGGACGCATTTTTGGCTACAGCTTTTTCAAATGATCTCATGAATGCTCTTCACTTACAAGAAATGACT GTTCAGGGCATGAGCTCTCGTGGCGTGCAGCTGGGCGCCCTGGTGATGGCGGGCGCAGAAGCAGCTCTGCTCGCCAACGACGCGTGTGGTGCTCCCGTGCCGTGGCTCGTCGCCGCGCCCTGGCTCTACTTTGACGGCAAGCTGCTACAGCGCAACCTGCACCGCGCAGCACACTGCAAACATCTGGCGCAACTCTGTGACAATCATCTCGACACTGTCGTCAAG GTGGAACGTATGCGCAAGGCTATTCTTGAGGGTCTAGAAGTGGAGTTTGCGATGCCACCCCTGCCACTAGTGGGCGTGGTGGGCGAGCCGTTGGCGTGGCGCGGTCGCGGCCGCGGCGCACGTCTAGAGATCGCCGGCGTTGTCGTGGGGCAATGGGGCGGCGGCTCCTACCCCACGCACCCGCGCGCGCCTCGTTACCCCCAG GTCAGCTACGTGGGATACACGCCAACGCCTCGCAACGCGTACGGGGGTCGCAGCTGGCGCGGCGGGAGAGGACGTGGTCGCGGCCGTGGCGCCGCCCCTCTCCCCCGCGGCGCCACACGTATTCGTCGTCCGAGACACCATGAGCCGGCCAAGCCCGCAACGCTCAGCATTAACGG TAAAACTGTTAGGCCTGATGATATGAGTCCTCCTGCTGATGACGGTAGTCCTCATGAAGATAGTTCCCAACCAGAAAATGATGGTGAAG gAACTCAACCTCAGAAAACAAAGactggaaaaaatattaagaagaatttaggaaaaggtaaaaaaaagaGCTCTAACCACAAGACTGATGTAGCTCAGACATTGGAAGCCAATGGACCACTAGATAAGAACAAG GTGGCGGAAATTAGTCATAGTTCTGATCAAGAGCACTTTGGACAAGGTGATGCACCAGTTAATAACTAA
- the LOC125064159 gene encoding constitutive coactivator of PPAR-gamma-like protein 1 isoform X1, producing MGIQDLQIFLENEGVGVDLFRVARTHPGGFRLVLDAEGCLDRLYGGYFSDWACGGQWARCVQFLTTLAQALAEHQVALCVCFNGAHPTPPALPQHWIQTQSTYRQRVNSVLRHIVTKGTPPPKVWWVPPTGLHSCLRTALRYLNIPIMVSSDDHCQEVVGLCREKTYAGLVGCSGEYLVFQPPRYFSSSQLKLTYRSSLETKEYMVHDLPKLLDVPQDRLCLMAALLGGVILSEQSLTDFYKRLGIAQKKQQVPPETLIKSVGQFVKDLPSSDIDAACIEIFGDLNDLRAAKLKQAVQYYLNGTKDGFLKYRTASGRRPKNNKKNQKPDMSPQSTSLDLDTSKLASESSEHEQKGLEDYKLATANALMNADYGIEEHCHELSHSVAGLSLDGGDAASVKQLPVKPTDKNEKPTSKETKQLQPTTSAAKHIQSDDNCPPAPAEVLRTCAERHTRGLMHPQMLSILTHRQITLPVLMEDDNHREIPSIHHFFRPIRQNVYAILYNMHHHRFMAQKAKDEGAAIASTSSERPSTVQVAEWIFSRVNPGKNPEIVPGIVLDWPVPTVQRLWFGTAQDDKCRRMRAFLSCMRSDTPLMLNTSYVPQHLLILATVLRFIMTSQIQILRRQELDAFLATAFSNDLMNALHLQEMTVQGMSSRGVQLGALVMAGAEAALLANDACGAPVPWLVAAPWLYFDGKLLQRNLHRAAHCKHLAQLCDNHLDTVVKVERMRKAILEGLEVEFAMPPLPLVGVVGEPLAWRGRGRGARLEIAGVVVGQWGGGSYPTHPRAPRYPQVSYVGYTPTPRNAYGGRSWRGGRGRGRGRGAAPLPRGATRIRRPRHHEPAKPATLSINGKTVRPDDMSPPADDGSPHEDSSQPENDGEGTQPQKTKTGKNIKKNLGKGKKKSSNHKTDVAQTLEANGPLDKNKVAEISHSSDQEHFGQGDAPVNN from the exons ATGGGTATTCAAgatctacaaatatttttagaaaacgaGGGTGTAGGAGTTGACTTGTTTCGAGTCGCTAGAACTCATCCTGGTGGTTTTCGATTAGTATTAGACGCTGAAGGATGTTTAGATCGTTTATATGGAGGATATTTTTCAG atTGGGCATGTGGTGGTCAATGGGCCCGCTGTGTTCAATTTCTCACAACTTTGGCACAAGCATTAGCGGAGCATCAAGTGGCTTTATGTGTTTGCTTCAATGGAGCCCACCCCACACCTCCAGCTTTACCACAACACTGGATCCAAACGCAATCAACATATAGACAGAGAGTTAACtct GTGCTACGACACATTGTAACAAAAGGCACCCCACCACCAAAAGTTTGGTGGGTTCCTCCAACAGGATTACATTCTTGCCTTCGAACAGCCTTGCGATACCTCAACATCCcaatt ATGGTATCATCTGATGATCATTGTCAAGAAGTAGTTGGGTTGTGTCGTGAGAAAACTTATGCTGGTCTCGTGGGTTGTTCTGGAGAATATTTAGTTTTTCAGCCACCAAGATATTTTAGCTCATCTCAACTTAAGCTTACATATAGA tcCTCCTTGGAAACCAAAGAGTACATGGTCCATGATTTACCAAAGTTACTTGATGTACCCCAGGATAGACTTTGTCTTATGGCTGCACTTCTTGGTGGAGTTATTTTATCAGAACAAAGTCTTACCGACTTTTATAAGCGCTTAGGAATTGCTCAAAAGAAG CAACAAGTTCCTCCAGAAACTCTCATCAAATCAGTTGGCCAATTTGTAAAGGATTTACCATCATCCGATATAGATGCTGCTTGCATTGAAATATTTGGTGACTTGAATGATCTTCGTGCTGCCAAATTAAAACAGgctgtacaatattatttaaatggtaCTAAAGATGGATTCCTGAAGTATAGAACTGCTTCTG GTCGTCGCccgaaaaataacaaaaaaaatcaaaagccaGATATGAGTCCGCAGTCAACATCCCTAGATCTGGACACTTCGAAATTGGCCAGCGAGTCTTCCGAGCATGAG CAAAAAGGCTTGGAAGATTACAAATTGGCTACGGCAAATGCATTGATGAATGCCGACTATGGCATCGAGGAACACTGTCACGAATTGAGCCACAGCGTCGCGGGCCTTTCATTGGACGGCGGGGACGCGGCATCCGTCAAACAGCTACCCGTTAAACCTACTGACAAAAACGAGAAACCTACATCCAAAGAG actaAACAATTACAGCCAACAACGAGTGCTGCCAAGCACATTCAAAGCGATGACAATTGTCCACCTGCCCCCGCTGAGGTGCTGCGGACGTGCGCCGAGCGACACACGCGTGGTCTCATGCACCCGCAGATGCTGTCTATTTTGACACACCGTCAAATAACTCTACCTGTTCTCATGGAAGATGATAATCATCGTGAAATACCTTCTATACACCATTTTTTCAGACCAATAAGACAAAATGTTTATGCTATCTTGTATAATATGCATCACCACAGGTTCATGGCCCAAAAAGCTAAag atGAAGGTGCTGCCATTGCGTCTACCAGCAGCGAACGTCCATCCACTGTTCAAGTAGCAGAATGGATATTTTCTCGTGTTAATCCTGGAAAAAATCCAGAGATTGTACCTGGAATTGTCCTTGATTGGCCAGTACCGACAGTACAGAGGCTTTGGTTTGG CACAGCACAAGATGATAAATGTCGTCGTATGCGCGCATTTCTTTCTTGCATGCGCTCGGACACTCCACTTATGTTAAATACTTCATATGTGCCACAGCATCTGCTTATTTTAGCCACTGTTTTGAG gtTTATCATGACATcgcaaatacaaattttaagaaGACAGGAGTTGGACGCATTTTTGGCTACAGCTTTTTCAAATGATCTCATGAATGCTCTTCACTTACAAGAAATGACT GTTCAGGGCATGAGCTCTCGTGGCGTGCAGCTGGGCGCCCTGGTGATGGCGGGCGCAGAAGCAGCTCTGCTCGCCAACGACGCGTGTGGTGCTCCCGTGCCGTGGCTCGTCGCCGCGCCCTGGCTCTACTTTGACGGCAAGCTGCTACAGCGCAACCTGCACCGCGCAGCACACTGCAAACATCTGGCGCAACTCTGTGACAATCATCTCGACACTGTCGTCAAG GTGGAACGTATGCGCAAGGCTATTCTTGAGGGTCTAGAAGTGGAGTTTGCGATGCCACCCCTGCCACTAGTGGGCGTGGTGGGCGAGCCGTTGGCGTGGCGCGGTCGCGGCCGCGGCGCACGTCTAGAGATCGCCGGCGTTGTCGTGGGGCAATGGGGCGGCGGCTCCTACCCCACGCACCCGCGCGCGCCTCGTTACCCCCAG GTCAGCTACGTGGGATACACGCCAACGCCTCGCAACGCGTACGGGGGTCGCAGCTGGCGCGGCGGGAGAGGACGTGGTCGCGGCCGTGGCGCCGCCCCTCTCCCCCGCGGCGCCACACGTATTCGTCGTCCGAGACACCATGAGCCGGCCAAGCCCGCAACGCTCAGCATTAACGG TAAAACTGTTAGGCCTGATGATATGAGTCCTCCTGCTGATGACGGTAGTCCTCATGAAGATAGTTCCCAACCAGAAAATGATGGTGAAG gAACTCAACCTCAGAAAACAAAGactggaaaaaatattaagaagaatttaggaaaaggtaaaaaaaagaGCTCTAACCACAAGACTGATGTAGCTCAGACATTGGAAGCCAATGGACCACTAGATAAGAACAAG GTGGCGGAAATTAGTCATAGTTCTGATCAAGAGCACTTTGGACAAGGTGATGCACCAGTTAATAACTAA
- the LOC125064159 gene encoding constitutive coactivator of PPAR-gamma-like protein 1 homolog isoform X3, whose protein sequence is MGIQDLQIFLENEGVGVDLFRVARTHPGGFRLVLDAEGCLDRLYGGYFSDWACGGQWARCVQFLTTLAQALAEHQVALCVCFNGAHPTPPALPQHWIQTQSTYRQRVNSVLRHIVTKGTPPPKVWWVPPTGLHSCLRTALRYLNIPIMVSSDDHCQEVVGLCREKTYAGLVGCSGEYLVFQPPRYFSSSQLKLTYRSSLETKEYMVHDLPKLLDVPQDRLCLMAALLGGVILSEQSLTDFYKRLGIAQKKQQVPPETLIKSVGQFVKDLPSSDIDAACIEIFGDLNDLRAAKLKQAVQYYLNGTKDGFLKYRTASGRRPKNNKKNQKPDMSPQSTSLDLDTSKLASESSEHEPTTSAAKHIQSDDNCPPAPAEVLRTCAERHTRGLMHPQMLSILTHRQITLPVLMEDDNHREIPSIHHFFRPIRQNVYAILYNMHHHRFMAQKAKDEGAAIASTSSERPSTVQVAEWIFSRVNPGKNPEIVPGIVLDWPVPTVQRLWFGTAQDDKCRRMRAFLSCMRSDTPLMLNTSYVPQHLLILATVLRFIMTSQIQILRRQELDAFLATAFSNDLMNALHLQEMTVQGMSSRGVQLGALVMAGAEAALLANDACGAPVPWLVAAPWLYFDGKLLQRNLHRAAHCKHLAQLCDNHLDTVVKVERMRKAILEGLEVEFAMPPLPLVGVVGEPLAWRGRGRGARLEIAGVVVGQWGGGSYPTHPRAPRYPQVSYVGYTPTPRNAYGGRSWRGGRGRGRGRGAAPLPRGATRIRRPRHHEPAKPATLSINGKTVRPDDMSPPADDGSPHEDSSQPENDGEGTQPQKTKTGKNIKKNLGKGKKKSSNHKTDVAQTLEANGPLDKNKVAEISHSSDQEHFGQGDAPVNN, encoded by the exons ATGGGTATTCAAgatctacaaatatttttagaaaacgaGGGTGTAGGAGTTGACTTGTTTCGAGTCGCTAGAACTCATCCTGGTGGTTTTCGATTAGTATTAGACGCTGAAGGATGTTTAGATCGTTTATATGGAGGATATTTTTCAG atTGGGCATGTGGTGGTCAATGGGCCCGCTGTGTTCAATTTCTCACAACTTTGGCACAAGCATTAGCGGAGCATCAAGTGGCTTTATGTGTTTGCTTCAATGGAGCCCACCCCACACCTCCAGCTTTACCACAACACTGGATCCAAACGCAATCAACATATAGACAGAGAGTTAACtct GTGCTACGACACATTGTAACAAAAGGCACCCCACCACCAAAAGTTTGGTGGGTTCCTCCAACAGGATTACATTCTTGCCTTCGAACAGCCTTGCGATACCTCAACATCCcaatt ATGGTATCATCTGATGATCATTGTCAAGAAGTAGTTGGGTTGTGTCGTGAGAAAACTTATGCTGGTCTCGTGGGTTGTTCTGGAGAATATTTAGTTTTTCAGCCACCAAGATATTTTAGCTCATCTCAACTTAAGCTTACATATAGA tcCTCCTTGGAAACCAAAGAGTACATGGTCCATGATTTACCAAAGTTACTTGATGTACCCCAGGATAGACTTTGTCTTATGGCTGCACTTCTTGGTGGAGTTATTTTATCAGAACAAAGTCTTACCGACTTTTATAAGCGCTTAGGAATTGCTCAAAAGAAG CAACAAGTTCCTCCAGAAACTCTCATCAAATCAGTTGGCCAATTTGTAAAGGATTTACCATCATCCGATATAGATGCTGCTTGCATTGAAATATTTGGTGACTTGAATGATCTTCGTGCTGCCAAATTAAAACAGgctgtacaatattatttaaatggtaCTAAAGATGGATTCCTGAAGTATAGAACTGCTTCTG GTCGTCGCccgaaaaataacaaaaaaaatcaaaagccaGATATGAGTCCGCAGTCAACATCCCTAGATCTGGACACTTCGAAATTGGCCAGCGAGTCTTCCGAGCATGAG CCAACAACGAGTGCTGCCAAGCACATTCAAAGCGATGACAATTGTCCACCTGCCCCCGCTGAGGTGCTGCGGACGTGCGCCGAGCGACACACGCGTGGTCTCATGCACCCGCAGATGCTGTCTATTTTGACACACCGTCAAATAACTCTACCTGTTCTCATGGAAGATGATAATCATCGTGAAATACCTTCTATACACCATTTTTTCAGACCAATAAGACAAAATGTTTATGCTATCTTGTATAATATGCATCACCACAGGTTCATGGCCCAAAAAGCTAAag atGAAGGTGCTGCCATTGCGTCTACCAGCAGCGAACGTCCATCCACTGTTCAAGTAGCAGAATGGATATTTTCTCGTGTTAATCCTGGAAAAAATCCAGAGATTGTACCTGGAATTGTCCTTGATTGGCCAGTACCGACAGTACAGAGGCTTTGGTTTGG CACAGCACAAGATGATAAATGTCGTCGTATGCGCGCATTTCTTTCTTGCATGCGCTCGGACACTCCACTTATGTTAAATACTTCATATGTGCCACAGCATCTGCTTATTTTAGCCACTGTTTTGAG gtTTATCATGACATcgcaaatacaaattttaagaaGACAGGAGTTGGACGCATTTTTGGCTACAGCTTTTTCAAATGATCTCATGAATGCTCTTCACTTACAAGAAATGACT GTTCAGGGCATGAGCTCTCGTGGCGTGCAGCTGGGCGCCCTGGTGATGGCGGGCGCAGAAGCAGCTCTGCTCGCCAACGACGCGTGTGGTGCTCCCGTGCCGTGGCTCGTCGCCGCGCCCTGGCTCTACTTTGACGGCAAGCTGCTACAGCGCAACCTGCACCGCGCAGCACACTGCAAACATCTGGCGCAACTCTGTGACAATCATCTCGACACTGTCGTCAAG GTGGAACGTATGCGCAAGGCTATTCTTGAGGGTCTAGAAGTGGAGTTTGCGATGCCACCCCTGCCACTAGTGGGCGTGGTGGGCGAGCCGTTGGCGTGGCGCGGTCGCGGCCGCGGCGCACGTCTAGAGATCGCCGGCGTTGTCGTGGGGCAATGGGGCGGCGGCTCCTACCCCACGCACCCGCGCGCGCCTCGTTACCCCCAG GTCAGCTACGTGGGATACACGCCAACGCCTCGCAACGCGTACGGGGGTCGCAGCTGGCGCGGCGGGAGAGGACGTGGTCGCGGCCGTGGCGCCGCCCCTCTCCCCCGCGGCGCCACACGTATTCGTCGTCCGAGACACCATGAGCCGGCCAAGCCCGCAACGCTCAGCATTAACGG TAAAACTGTTAGGCCTGATGATATGAGTCCTCCTGCTGATGACGGTAGTCCTCATGAAGATAGTTCCCAACCAGAAAATGATGGTGAAG gAACTCAACCTCAGAAAACAAAGactggaaaaaatattaagaagaatttaggaaaaggtaaaaaaaagaGCTCTAACCACAAGACTGATGTAGCTCAGACATTGGAAGCCAATGGACCACTAGATAAGAACAAG GTGGCGGAAATTAGTCATAGTTCTGATCAAGAGCACTTTGGACAAGGTGATGCACCAGTTAATAACTAA
- the LOC125064161 gene encoding proteasome assembly chaperone 3 isoform X2 produces MELLDVMKNLTIKQTGNESEQKLFKSIAADIDDVPTEIVIAEYTDKTLLIVSQYQKIGSMLMIQRDQVHSPLGVDNIYTTKVIFGATGEEQQVAARYLAEAINITKPLCIFINLKSYDIETVKACKDIILDLKGEENV; encoded by the exons ATGGAACTTTTAGatgttatgaaaaatttaacaataaaacaaacagGGAATGAGAGTGAACAAAAATTGTTCAAATCAATAGCGGCTGATATTGATGATGTACCTACAGAAATTGTTATAGCAGAGTATACtgacaaaacattattaattgtgTCTCAGTATCAAAAAATTGGGAGTATGTTAATGATTCAGAGAGACCAAGTCCACAGTCCTTTAGGTGtagacaatatttatacaacaaaagttatttttggTGCTACAGGAGAGGAACAGCAGGTTGCAGCAAGATATCTGGCAgaagcaataaatattacaaaaccacTTTgcatctttataaatttaaagtcataTGATATTGAGACTGTTAAAGCTTGCAAAGACATCATTTTGGATCTAAAGGGAGAAGAAA aTGTCTAA
- the LOC125064161 gene encoding GPN-loop GTPase 2 isoform X1 — translation MLNKFKTVNKYYGQLVLGPPGAGKTTYCSEMSKLLESIDRKVVLVNLDPANDCISYKPEIDIRNLIVLEDVMDQHNLGPNGALVYCIEYLEKNIDWLLDQIKGENSTTYMFDLPGQVELYSHYDSLRNIFSKLSTSVPLQLCVVHLIDSHHCSDAGKFISALILSLNAMLKIGLPHINLLTKVDLLKKHADKLEFSIDFYTEVLDLNYLLESLDSDKFTNKYKKLNSALISIIEDYSLVSFQLVDMFKKQSLLSVKNVVDKANGYVFKSEEGRHINSMLACAMGISDKIESDFE, via the coding sequence ATGCTTAACAAATTcaaaactgtaaataaatattatggacAATTGGTTCTTGGTCCACCTGGTGCAGGAAAAACAACATATTGCAGTGAAATGTCAAAGTTATTAGAAAGTATTGACAGAAAAGTAGTTTTAGTAAACTTAGATCCAGCTAATGACTGTATTTCTTATAAACCTGAAATAGATATTAGAAACTTAATAGTTCTTGAAGATGTTATGGATCAACATAATTTAGGTCCAAATGGAGCTTTAGTTTATTGTATAGAATATTTAGAGAAAAATATTGACTGGTTATTAGATCAAATTAAAGGTGAAAATTCAACTACTTATATGTTTGATCTCCCTGGTCAAGTGGAACTATATAGCCACTATGACTCACTAAGaaacatattttcaaaattatctacaTCTGTACCTCTCCAGTTATGTGTGGTGCATTTAATTGATTCACATCATTGTTCAGATGCTGGAAAATTTATTTCTGctctaatattatcattaaatgcaATGTTGAAAATTGGCTTACCTCATATTAACTTACTGACTAAAGTTGATTTACTAAAGAAACATGCAGATAAATTAGAATTTAGCATTGATTTTTACACAGAGGTTCTAGATTTAAATTACCTGCTGGAGAGCTTAGACAgtgataaatttacaaataaatataaaaagcttaACAGTGCATTGATATCTATTATTGAAGATTACAGTTTGGTTTCCTTTCAACTTGTTGATATGTTCAAAAAGCAAAGTTTATTAAGTGTAAAAAATGTAGTAGATAAAGCTAATGGCTATGTTTTTAAATCTGAAGAAGGTAGACATATTAATAGTATGTTAGCATGTGCTATGGGAATAAGTGATAAAATTGAAAGTGACTTTGAATAA
- the LOC125064088 gene encoding 60S ribosomal protein L37, producing the protein MTKGTSSFGKRRNKTHTLCRRCGRSSYHIQKSKCAQCGYPAAKLRSYHWSVKAKRRKTTGTGRMRHLKIVRRRFRNGFKEGKPTPKKAVASS; encoded by the exons ATG ACGAAGGGTACATCCAGCTTCGGTAAACGCCGAAATAAGACACATACATTATGTAGGAGATGTGGAAGATCATCCTATCATATCCAAAAATCTAAATGTGCTCAGTGCGGTTACCCTGCAGCTAAGTTACGATCTT ACCACTGGTCAGTCAAGGCGAAACGCAGGAAGACCACTGGTACTGGCCGTATGCGTCACCTTAAAATTGTCAGAAGGCGTTTCCGCAACGGTTTCAAGGAAGGAAAACCTACTCCGAAGAAAGCTGTTGCCTCCTCGTAA
- the LOC125064161 gene encoding uncharacterized protein LOC125064161 isoform X3: MELLDVMKNLTIKQTGNESEQKLFKSIAADIDDVPTEIVIAEYTDKTLLIVSQYQKIGREEQQVAARYLAEAINITKPLCIFINLKSYDIETVKACKDIILDLKGEENV; this comes from the exons ATGGAACTTTTAGatgttatgaaaaatttaacaataaaacaaacagGGAATGAGAGTGAACAAAAATTGTTCAAATCAATAGCGGCTGATATTGATGATGTACCTACAGAAATTGTTATAGCAGAGTATACtgacaaaacattattaattgtgTCTCAGTATCAAAAAATTGGGA GAGAGGAACAGCAGGTTGCAGCAAGATATCTGGCAgaagcaataaatattacaaaaccacTTTgcatctttataaatttaaagtcataTGATATTGAGACTGTTAAAGCTTGCAAAGACATCATTTTGGATCTAAAGGGAGAAGAAA aTGTCTAA